A part of Gemmatimonas groenlandica genomic DNA contains:
- a CDS encoding SWIB/MDM2 domain-containing protein, with amino-acid sequence MAAAKKSAKKAAKKAAPKKAAAKKAPAKKAAPKKAAVKKAAPAKKAAVKKAPAKKAAKRTPNAAFMKALTPSPELAAVVGDKPLPRTEVVKKLWAYIKKNGLQDAKNKRNINADDKLKAVFAGKKTVSMFEMTSLVSKHLS; translated from the coding sequence ATGGCCGCTGCGAAGAAGTCTGCGAAGAAAGCTGCAAAGAAGGCCGCCCCGAAGAAGGCCGCCGCCAAGAAGGCGCCTGCGAAGAAGGCCGCCCCCAAGAAGGCCGCTGTGAAGAAGGCTGCCCCGGCCAAGAAGGCCGCCGTGAAGAAGGCGCCGGCCAAGAAGGCCGCCAAGCGCACGCCGAACGCGGCGTTCATGAAGGCCCTGACGCCGAGCCCGGAGCTTGCGGCTGTCGTCGGCGACAAGCCGCTTCCGCGCACGGAAGTCGTGAAGAAGCTCTGGGCGTACATCAAGAAGAACGGCCTCCAGGATGCCAAGAACAAGCGCAACATCAACGCCGACGACAAGCTGAAGGCCGTGTTCGCTGGCAAGAAGACCGTCAGCATGTTCGAGATGACGTCGCTGGTCTCCAAGCACCTGTCGTAA
- the lepB gene encoding signal peptidase I — MASKSSSSKSSTDRKSVANLRAGKSSGGSGSSTLWENVKAILVTLAIFLAIRTFLIEAYRIPSGSMIPTLLVGDWLFVNKLAYGPHVPFTDINLPGYDDPERGDVVVFVSPDQVDQPEDPNPILVKRLVAVAGDTVWMRGGVFHVNGMAQRQGFPASENPKGDGGFSHPLFSWQKQFEVRGTRAGDPPASPTLDDWGPLVVPAKFLFMLGDNRYDSKDGRYWGFVPRENVRGRPVFVYYSYNADESVRPLPFLTDIRWGRIGTIIK, encoded by the coding sequence GTGGCCTCGAAAAGCAGTTCGTCGAAAAGCAGCACCGATCGCAAGAGTGTGGCGAACCTCCGCGCCGGCAAGTCGTCCGGTGGCAGCGGCAGCTCCACCCTCTGGGAAAACGTCAAGGCGATTCTCGTCACGCTGGCGATCTTCCTTGCCATCCGGACGTTCCTGATCGAGGCCTACCGCATTCCCTCCGGGAGCATGATCCCCACCCTGCTGGTGGGCGACTGGCTCTTCGTGAACAAGCTGGCATACGGCCCGCACGTCCCGTTCACCGACATCAACCTGCCGGGATACGACGACCCGGAACGCGGCGACGTCGTGGTGTTCGTCTCGCCCGATCAGGTCGATCAGCCCGAAGATCCGAATCCGATTCTCGTGAAGCGCCTCGTGGCCGTGGCCGGTGATACGGTCTGGATGCGCGGCGGTGTCTTCCACGTGAACGGTATGGCCCAGCGTCAGGGCTTCCCGGCCTCCGAAAATCCGAAGGGTGACGGCGGCTTCTCGCACCCGCTCTTCAGCTGGCAGAAGCAGTTCGAAGTCCGCGGCACGCGCGCCGGCGATCCACCGGCGTCGCCCACGCTCGACGACTGGGGCCCGCTCGTGGTGCCCGCGAAGTTCCTGTTCATGCTCGGCGACAATCGCTACGACTCCAAGGACGGTCGCTACTGGGGCTTCGTCCCGCGCGAGAACGTCCGTGGCCGCCCGGTGTTCGTCTACTACTCGTACAACGCCGACGAAAGCGTACGCCCCCTGCCGTTCCTCACGGACATCCGATGGGGACGCATCGGGACGATCATCAAGTAA
- a CDS encoding alpha/beta hydrolase, translating to MTRSALLLALGLSLGSASVSRAQTGTPSGTVRTDTIWSQSLGVYKALVVYLPPSYRANARTRYPLLVYLHGRTGSERNWVDAGWLHLTMDSLAHTGAPEAIIAMPDGDDGWYATWNQLGDVNACRADTTRREPAATYCVPWTRYDDYIARDIVSHMDSRYRTVARRESRGIAGLSMGGFGAITLALQYPDVFAAAASHSGVVSPRYLGPKPFAPPPRYANTTAELQASARNLWSDLRWVMGKDTIGWNARDPGHMAQRLQQLVQQRAASAGPRLPQLMFDVGADDAYVDQNRDLHATLTRLGVPHRYAEWPGAHTWSYWQTHSAESLQFLLGNVAGR from the coding sequence ATGACGCGCTCCGCGCTGCTGCTCGCTCTTGGTCTCTCTCTGGGCAGCGCCAGCGTGTCGCGGGCGCAGACGGGGACGCCATCGGGCACGGTTCGCACCGATACTATCTGGTCGCAGTCGCTCGGGGTCTACAAGGCCCTCGTGGTCTATCTGCCCCCGTCGTACCGAGCAAACGCGCGCACCCGCTATCCACTGCTGGTGTACTTGCACGGTCGCACCGGCAGTGAGCGCAATTGGGTGGACGCCGGTTGGCTGCATCTGACCATGGATTCGCTGGCACATACCGGCGCCCCGGAGGCGATCATTGCCATGCCCGACGGCGATGACGGCTGGTATGCCACCTGGAATCAGCTCGGCGATGTGAACGCTTGCCGCGCTGACACCACGCGCCGCGAACCCGCCGCGACTTACTGTGTGCCGTGGACGCGCTACGACGACTACATCGCGCGCGACATCGTGTCGCATATGGATTCGCGATATCGCACGGTGGCCCGCCGCGAGAGCCGCGGGATCGCCGGCCTCAGCATGGGAGGGTTCGGTGCGATCACCCTCGCGTTGCAGTATCCCGACGTGTTCGCCGCGGCGGCCAGCCACTCCGGCGTCGTGTCGCCACGCTACCTCGGTCCCAAGCCGTTTGCACCGCCCCCACGCTACGCCAACACAACCGCCGAGTTGCAGGCGTCCGCCCGCAACCTCTGGTCGGATCTCCGGTGGGTGATGGGCAAGGACACCATCGGCTGGAACGCCCGTGATCCGGGACACATGGCGCAGCGGCTGCAGCAATTGGTTCAGCAGCGTGCAGCATCCGCTGGCCCCCGCCTGCCGCAGCTCATGTTCGACGTGGGCGCCGATGATGCCTACGTCGACCAGAATCGCGATCTGCACGCCACGCTCACGCGTCTGGGGGTGCCGCATCGCTATGCCGAGTGGCCCGGCGCACATACGTGGAGCTACTGGCAGACGCACTCCGCCGAGAGCCTGCAGTTCCTGCTGGGAAACGTCGCGGGCCGCTAG
- a CDS encoding M24 family metallopeptidase codes for MRILPVLLLAAASVSTSAFTLSAQPVVTPATPGTRTSGSTAADTLRPFGTLREQAFKQQQWLELRMERTLPALMRREGVDMWVVPMREYAEDPVFTAITSPTTFAARRRTIYVFFDRGAAGIERIALGGTSQGNVFKAVRSMKPVPAPAAGSRGNERSAELWGDEQWNVLKQVIDERKPKKIAVNTSRTFAFADGLTSGERDGMLQALGPALAAKVVPAEALAVDMIASRQPEEEAMYRELNRVAWEIIQEAFSSKVITPGVTKADDVLWWMRQRVNDLGLSTWFQTSVEVQRQFGSPELVGVNPTILKGDVLHCDFGITALGLNTDTQHMAYVLRDGETDVPAGLKKALLASNRLQDITISELKPGRTGNEVLAASLKRMRDEKIDGTLYSHPIGLHGHGAGALIGLWDYQDGVPGRGDHKVIPGMWYSIELQATTPVPEWNNQQVRSAQEEDVIIDASGKVRWAFGRQSTFHIVR; via the coding sequence GTGCGAATTCTTCCCGTTCTGTTGCTGGCTGCGGCGTCGGTATCGACGTCGGCGTTCACGCTCTCTGCACAGCCGGTGGTGACCCCGGCCACGCCGGGCACGAGGACGTCCGGATCCACCGCGGCCGACACGCTCCGCCCATTCGGCACGCTGCGTGAGCAGGCGTTCAAGCAGCAGCAGTGGCTCGAACTGCGCATGGAGCGCACGCTGCCGGCGCTCATGCGTCGCGAAGGCGTCGACATGTGGGTCGTCCCCATGCGCGAGTACGCCGAAGATCCGGTGTTCACCGCGATCACGTCGCCGACCACGTTCGCGGCACGTCGTCGTACGATCTATGTGTTCTTCGACCGCGGTGCCGCCGGCATCGAGCGTATCGCGCTGGGCGGCACGTCGCAGGGCAACGTGTTCAAGGCGGTGCGCAGCATGAAGCCGGTGCCGGCGCCGGCCGCTGGTAGCCGTGGTAACGAGCGCTCGGCCGAGCTGTGGGGCGACGAGCAGTGGAACGTGCTCAAGCAGGTCATCGACGAGCGCAAGCCGAAGAAGATCGCTGTGAACACCTCCCGTACGTTTGCGTTTGCCGACGGCCTGACCAGCGGTGAGCGCGACGGGATGCTGCAGGCGCTCGGACCGGCGTTGGCCGCGAAGGTGGTGCCCGCCGAAGCGCTGGCGGTGGACATGATCGCCTCGCGTCAGCCGGAAGAGGAAGCCATGTACCGCGAGCTCAATCGCGTGGCCTGGGAGATCATTCAGGAAGCGTTCTCGAGCAAGGTGATCACGCCCGGCGTGACGAAAGCCGACGATGTGCTCTGGTGGATGCGGCAGCGCGTGAACGATCTGGGTTTGTCCACCTGGTTCCAGACCAGTGTGGAAGTGCAGCGACAGTTCGGCAGCCCGGAGCTGGTCGGTGTGAATCCCACGATTCTCAAGGGTGACGTCCTCCATTGCGACTTCGGAATCACGGCGCTCGGGCTCAACACCGACACGCAGCACATGGCGTACGTACTCCGCGATGGCGAGACCGATGTGCCAGCCGGTCTCAAGAAGGCACTACTGGCATCGAATCGTTTGCAGGACATCACGATCAGCGAGCTCAAGCCGGGGCGTACCGGCAACGAAGTGCTGGCCGCCTCGCTCAAGCGCATGCGCGATGAGAAGATCGACGGCACGTTGTACTCGCATCCCATCGGATTGCATGGCCACGGCGCCGGCGCCTTGATCGGCCTGTGGGACTATCAGGACGGCGTGCCGGGGCGTGGTGACCACAAGGTCATCCCTGGCATGTGGTACTCCATCGAATTGCAGGCCACGACGCCGGTACCGGAGTGGAACAACCAGCAGGTTCGCTCCGCGCAGGAAGAAGACGTGATCATCGACGCGAGCGGCAAGGTGCGTTGGGCGTTCGGTCGTCAGTCGACGTTCCACATTGTCCGCTAG